Proteins encoded in a region of the Microbacterium neungamense genome:
- a CDS encoding TetR/AcrR family transcriptional regulator, translated as MPRPPLARERVLDAYESILIAEGERAATLDGVAATAGVSKGGLLYHFGSKEELAAGLLQRLDDLVTADVTAMSAAPEGPVAYYIRTSIMEGNALDRALVASTRLAQGGHPAAARRLREVRERWADALRPAVRDEAALQLVMLLSDGLYFNNAIEGAATPGVSRDVFVPSGRALDELIALVERAVLAR; from the coding sequence ATGCCCCGTCCCCCGCTGGCGCGCGAACGCGTCCTGGACGCCTACGAATCGATCCTCATCGCCGAGGGCGAGCGCGCGGCGACACTGGACGGCGTCGCCGCGACGGCCGGGGTGTCCAAGGGCGGACTGCTCTACCACTTCGGCTCGAAGGAGGAGCTGGCCGCCGGGCTGCTCCAGCGCCTGGACGATCTCGTCACGGCGGACGTCACCGCGATGAGCGCAGCACCCGAGGGACCGGTGGCGTACTACATCCGCACCTCGATCATGGAGGGCAACGCGCTGGACCGCGCCCTGGTGGCATCGACGCGGCTCGCCCAGGGCGGGCACCCGGCGGCCGCACGGCGGCTGCGCGAGGTGCGGGAACGATGGGCGGATGCCCTGCGCCCGGCGGTCCGCGACGAGGCCGCCCTGCAGCTGGTGATGCTGCTCAGCGACGGCCTCTACTTCAACAACGCGATCGAGGGCGCGGCCACGCCGGGGGTCTCACGCGACGTCTTCGTCCCCTCCGGACGAGCGCTCGACGAGCTCATCGCGCTCGTGGAACGTGCCGTGCTCGCCCGGTGA
- a CDS encoding branched-chain amino acid aminotransferase: MTDTATAPLTFTVTKNLAAKTPAQREEILKDPGFGTSFTDHMVDICWSEKGGWHRPRVQPYGPISLDPAASVLHYGQEIFEGIKAYRHADGSIHTFRPDRNARRLQKSAQRLALPELPEEYFLQSLRELIAVDGDWVPSGADQSLYLRPFMFAKEAFLGVRPGKKVAYYLIASPAGAYFKGGAKPVRIWLSETYSRAGKGGTGAAKTGGNYAASLLPQAEAYEKGCDQVVFLDQDRHVEELGGMNIVFVYRDGRIVTPESDSILEGITRDSLLQLAEDRGHTVERRAVTLGEWRQGVASGDIVEVFACGTAAVVTPIGALVAQDFEDEQPLGELALSLREELTDIQYGRREDKHGWLYRLDG; the protein is encoded by the coding sequence ATGACCGACACCGCCACCGCCCCGCTCACCTTCACCGTGACGAAGAACCTGGCCGCCAAGACCCCCGCACAGCGCGAGGAGATCCTGAAGGACCCCGGATTCGGCACCAGCTTCACCGACCACATGGTCGACATCTGCTGGTCCGAGAAGGGCGGCTGGCACCGCCCGCGCGTGCAGCCGTACGGGCCGATCTCGCTCGACCCGGCCGCCTCGGTGCTGCACTACGGGCAGGAGATCTTCGAAGGCATCAAGGCGTACCGCCACGCCGACGGCTCGATCCACACCTTCCGCCCCGACCGCAACGCCCGCCGCCTGCAGAAGAGCGCCCAGCGCCTCGCCCTGCCGGAGCTGCCCGAGGAGTACTTCCTGCAGTCGCTGCGGGAGCTGATCGCCGTGGACGGCGACTGGGTGCCCTCCGGTGCGGACCAGAGCCTGTACCTGCGGCCGTTCATGTTCGCCAAGGAGGCGTTCCTCGGGGTGCGCCCGGGGAAGAAGGTGGCGTACTACCTGATCGCCAGCCCCGCCGGCGCCTACTTCAAGGGCGGCGCGAAGCCGGTGCGCATCTGGCTGAGCGAGACGTACTCCCGGGCCGGCAAGGGCGGCACCGGTGCGGCGAAGACCGGCGGCAACTACGCCGCGAGCCTGCTGCCGCAGGCAGAGGCGTATGAGAAGGGCTGCGACCAGGTGGTCTTCCTCGACCAGGACCGCCACGTCGAGGAGCTCGGCGGCATGAACATCGTGTTCGTGTACCGGGACGGCCGCATCGTGACGCCCGAGTCCGACTCGATCCTCGAGGGCATCACGCGCGATTCGCTGCTGCAGCTCGCCGAGGACCGCGGACACACCGTCGAGCGCCGCGCGGTCACGCTCGGCGAGTGGCGTCAGGGCGTGGCTTCCGGCGACATCGTCGAGGTGTTCGCCTGCGGCACCGCCGCGGTGGTCACCCCGATCGGCGCGCTCGTCGCGCAGGACTTCGAGGACGAGCAGCCGCTCGGCGAGCTCGCCCTCTCGCTGCGCGAGGAGCTCACCGACATCCAGTACGGCCGCCGCGAGGACAAGCACGGCTGGCTCTACCGCCTGGACGGCTGA
- a CDS encoding MFS transporter yields the protein MPATASIDITDTDGPRVGARGWTALVVLMLPVLLVSVDNTVLSFALPEISLALAPSGAEQLWIIDAYPLVLAGLLVTMGTLGDRFGRRRMLLIGATGFAAVSALAAFVPTAGLLIAARALLGFFGAMLMPSTLSLLRSIFVNREQRRFAIAVWAAGFSAGSALGPIVGGFLLEHFGWGAAFLIAVPVLIPLLIAGPLLVPESRDPHPGRVDPVSIMLSMAAMIPVVYAIKALAVDGPTVAGGVWALLGIVMGALFVRRQLRSPTPMLDMGLFRRGSFSGAILVNLLSVVALVGFLYFVSQHLQLVLGLSPMVAGFALAPGMAAMIVAGLAVVPVARRVSAHVLVPAALVFSVSGYLIVALSSHEHGVAPLIAAFIVLGIGIGAAETISNELILSSAPPEKAGAASAVSETAYELGAVLGTAILGGIITAFYRGALVVPAGIPAEAAAHARETLAGAYTAAGELPDGLGDALWHAAAAAFGSGVTVTSLIGAGLVVAAGTIAALTLRTDPTRR from the coding sequence ATGCCTGCCACGGCATCCATCGACATCACGGACACGGACGGCCCCCGGGTCGGCGCGCGCGGGTGGACCGCGCTGGTCGTGCTGATGCTGCCGGTGCTGCTCGTCTCGGTCGACAACACGGTGCTCAGCTTCGCGCTGCCCGAGATCTCGCTGGCTCTCGCGCCTTCGGGCGCCGAGCAGCTCTGGATCATCGACGCGTACCCGCTCGTGCTCGCCGGGCTGCTCGTCACGATGGGCACCCTGGGCGACCGGTTCGGGCGGCGGCGGATGCTGCTGATCGGCGCGACCGGCTTCGCCGCCGTATCGGCGCTGGCGGCCTTCGTGCCGACGGCGGGCCTGCTCATCGCGGCCCGCGCCCTGCTCGGCTTCTTCGGCGCGATGCTGATGCCCTCGACCCTGTCGCTGCTGCGGTCGATCTTCGTCAACCGCGAGCAGCGCCGCTTCGCGATCGCGGTCTGGGCCGCCGGATTCTCCGCAGGCTCCGCGCTCGGCCCCATCGTCGGCGGCTTCCTGCTCGAGCACTTCGGCTGGGGCGCCGCCTTCCTGATCGCCGTGCCGGTGCTGATCCCGCTTCTCATCGCGGGGCCGCTGCTGGTGCCGGAGAGCCGCGATCCGCACCCGGGGCGGGTGGATCCGGTCAGCATCATGCTGTCCATGGCCGCGATGATCCCGGTGGTGTACGCGATCAAGGCGCTGGCCGTCGACGGCCCCACGGTCGCCGGCGGGGTCTGGGCGCTGCTCGGGATCGTGATGGGCGCGCTGTTCGTGCGCCGCCAGCTGCGCTCGCCCACGCCGATGCTCGACATGGGCCTGTTCCGGCGCGGGTCGTTCTCGGGCGCCATCCTGGTCAACCTGCTCAGCGTGGTCGCTCTGGTCGGCTTCCTGTACTTCGTGTCCCAGCACCTGCAGCTCGTGCTCGGGCTGTCGCCGATGGTCGCCGGGTTCGCCCTCGCCCCGGGGATGGCGGCGATGATCGTCGCCGGGCTCGCCGTCGTGCCGGTGGCGCGCCGCGTCTCGGCGCACGTGCTCGTCCCGGCGGCGCTGGTCTTCTCGGTGAGCGGATACCTCATCGTCGCGCTCTCCTCGCACGAGCACGGCGTCGCGCCGCTGATCGCCGCGTTCATCGTGCTCGGCATCGGCATCGGCGCGGCGGAGACGATCTCGAACGAGCTCATCCTCTCCAGCGCTCCGCCGGAGAAGGCGGGCGCCGCGAGCGCCGTGTCGGAGACGGCGTACGAGCTCGGCGCGGTGCTCGGCACCGCGATCCTCGGCGGCATCATCACGGCGTTCTACCGCGGAGCGCTCGTCGTGCCCGCCGGCATCCCGGCCGAGGCGGCGGCCCACGCCCGCGAGACGCTGGCCGGCGCGTACACCGCGGCGGGTGAGCTGCCGGACGGGCTCGGCGACGCGCTGTGGCACGCCGCCGCCGCGGCCTTCGGGTCGGGTGTCACCGTGACGTCCCTGATCGGCGCGGGCCTGGTCGTCGCCGCCGGGACGATCGCCGCGCTGACCCTGCGGACCGATCCCACCCGCCGCTGA
- the serA gene encoding phosphoglycerate dehydrogenase — MPNQSASKPVVLIAEVLSPATIEALGPDFDIRHVDGTDREALFAALADADAVLIRSATRIDAEALSHAPRLKVVARAGVGLDNVDIKAATTAGVMVVNAPTSNIVSAAELTVGHILSLARRIPAAHASLAAGEWKRSAFTGAELFEKTVGIVGLGRIGALVAARLAAFDMRLIAYDPYVTSARAQQLGVQLVSLEELVAEADFLTIHMPKTPETTGMIGAEQFKAMKPTAFVVNVARGGLIDEEALREALVAGEIAGAGLDVFTSEPPAEGGTARALLDLPNVVVTPHLGASTDEAQEKAGVSVARSVRLALGGDLVPDAVNVAGGVIDPYVRPGIPLVEKLGQIFSALAQAPLTSLDVEVHGELNDYDVSVLKLAALKGVFTNIVSETVSYVNAPLLAEQRGVAVRLLQDEVSEEYRNVITLRGALSDGSQLAVSGTLTGPKQIEKLVGINEYAIELPIEKHHVVMLYTDRPGIVAVYGQKFGDAGINIAGMQIARQAAGAQALSVLTLDSPVDEELLEDIRTAIDADLFRQIEISEV; from the coding sequence GTGCCGAACCAGTCTGCGTCCAAGCCCGTCGTGCTCATCGCCGAAGTGCTCTCACCCGCCACGATCGAGGCGCTGGGTCCCGATTTCGACATCCGCCACGTGGACGGGACCGACCGTGAGGCGCTCTTCGCCGCCCTCGCGGACGCGGATGCGGTGCTCATCCGCTCGGCGACGCGGATCGACGCCGAGGCGCTGAGCCACGCCCCGCGCCTGAAGGTGGTCGCGCGGGCCGGCGTGGGGCTCGACAACGTCGACATCAAGGCGGCCACCACCGCCGGCGTCATGGTCGTCAACGCGCCGACCTCGAACATCGTCTCGGCCGCCGAGCTCACCGTCGGCCACATCCTCAGCCTCGCCCGCCGCATCCCGGCAGCGCACGCGTCGCTCGCGGCGGGGGAATGGAAGCGCAGCGCGTTCACCGGCGCCGAGCTCTTCGAGAAGACCGTCGGCATCGTCGGCCTGGGCCGCATCGGCGCCCTCGTCGCTGCACGGCTGGCGGCCTTCGACATGCGCCTGATCGCGTACGACCCCTACGTCACCAGTGCCCGCGCCCAGCAGCTGGGCGTGCAGCTGGTCTCCCTCGAGGAGCTCGTCGCCGAGGCGGACTTCCTCACCATCCACATGCCGAAGACGCCCGAGACGACCGGCATGATCGGCGCCGAGCAGTTCAAGGCCATGAAGCCGACCGCGTTCGTGGTCAACGTGGCCCGCGGCGGTCTCATCGATGAGGAGGCGCTGCGTGAGGCGCTCGTCGCCGGCGAGATCGCCGGCGCCGGGCTCGACGTGTTCACCTCGGAGCCGCCGGCCGAGGGCGGCACCGCCCGCGCCCTCCTGGACCTGCCGAACGTCGTGGTCACCCCCCACCTCGGTGCGAGCACCGACGAGGCGCAGGAGAAGGCCGGCGTCTCGGTCGCGCGCTCGGTGCGGCTCGCGCTCGGCGGTGACCTCGTCCCCGATGCCGTGAACGTCGCCGGCGGCGTCATCGACCCGTACGTGCGCCCGGGCATCCCGCTCGTCGAGAAGCTCGGTCAGATCTTCTCCGCCCTCGCGCAGGCGCCGCTGACCAGCCTCGACGTCGAGGTGCACGGCGAGCTCAACGACTACGACGTGAGCGTGCTCAAGCTCGCCGCGCTGAAGGGCGTGTTCACCAACATCGTCAGCGAGACGGTGTCGTACGTGAATGCGCCGCTGCTCGCGGAGCAGCGCGGCGTCGCGGTGCGGCTGCTGCAGGACGAGGTCAGCGAGGAGTACCGCAACGTCATCACGCTGCGCGGCGCCCTCTCCGACGGCTCGCAGCTGGCGGTCTCCGGCACCCTCACCGGTCCGAAGCAGATCGAGAAGCTGGTGGGCATCAACGAGTACGCCATCGAGCTGCCCATCGAAAAGCACCACGTCGTGATGCTCTACACCGACCGTCCCGGCATCGTCGCGGTCTACGGCCAGAAGTTCGGCGACGCCGGCATCAACATCGCCGGCATGCAGATCGCGCGTCAGGCCGCGGGCGCGCAGGCGCTCAGCGTGCTCACCCTCGACTCCCCGGTGGACGAGGAGCTGCTCGAGGACATCCGCACCGCGATCGACGCCGACCTGTTCCGGCAGATCGAGATCAGCGAGGTCTGA
- a CDS encoding 3-isopropylmalate dehydrogenase — translation MSRVVKLAVIPGDGIGPEVVAEAEKVLDAVTAGGAVSFEKTRFSLGAARYLETGDTLTDADLDAIRAHDAILLGAVGGVPGDPRLKDANIERGLLLKLRFELDHYVNLRPSKLFAGASGPLADPGEIDFVVVREGTEGPYVGNGGSIRKGTPQEVANETSVNTAFGVERVVRYAFDLAERRRKKLTLVHKTNVLVHAGAIWKRIVDAVASEHPDVAVDYLHVDAATIFLVTDPSRFDVIVTDNLFGDILTDLAGAVTGGIGLAASGNINPDGAFPSMFEPVHGSAPDIAGQQKADPTAAILSVALLLDHLGLRDEAGRVQRAVEEDIAAREGARTTRETGDAIIARLQA, via the coding sequence ATGTCGCGTGTCGTGAAGCTGGCCGTCATCCCGGGTGACGGCATCGGTCCGGAGGTCGTCGCCGAAGCCGAGAAGGTGCTCGACGCGGTCACCGCCGGCGGAGCGGTGTCGTTCGAGAAGACCCGCTTCTCACTCGGTGCGGCCCGGTACCTCGAGACCGGCGACACGCTCACGGATGCCGACCTCGACGCGATCCGCGCGCACGACGCCATCCTGCTCGGCGCTGTCGGCGGCGTCCCGGGCGACCCGCGTCTGAAGGATGCGAACATCGAGCGCGGCCTGCTGCTGAAGCTCCGGTTCGAACTGGACCACTACGTCAACCTCCGCCCGTCGAAGCTCTTCGCCGGGGCATCCGGACCCCTGGCGGACCCGGGCGAGATCGACTTCGTCGTCGTGCGCGAAGGCACCGAGGGCCCCTACGTCGGCAACGGCGGATCGATCCGCAAGGGCACCCCGCAGGAGGTCGCGAACGAGACCAGCGTGAACACCGCGTTCGGCGTGGAGCGTGTGGTCCGCTACGCGTTCGACCTCGCCGAGCGGCGCCGCAAGAAGCTCACCCTGGTGCACAAGACGAACGTGCTCGTGCACGCCGGCGCCATCTGGAAGCGGATCGTCGACGCCGTGGCATCCGAGCACCCGGACGTGGCCGTAGACTATCTGCACGTCGACGCGGCCACGATCTTCCTCGTGACAGACCCCTCCCGCTTCGACGTGATCGTCACCGACAACCTCTTCGGGGACATCCTCACGGACCTGGCCGGCGCCGTCACCGGTGGCATCGGCCTCGCCGCCTCGGGCAACATCAACCCCGACGGCGCCTTCCCCTCGATGTTCGAGCCCGTGCACGGCTCGGCCCCGGACATCGCCGGCCAGCAGAAGGCCGACCCGACCGCGGCGATCCTCTCCGTGGCGCTGCTGCTCGACCACCTCGGTCTCCGCGACGAGGCCGGACGCGTGCAGCGGGCCGTGGAGGAGGACATCGCCGCCCGTGAGGGAGCACGCACCACCCGCGAGACGGGTGACGCCATCATCGCCCGGCTTCAGGCGTAG